The following nucleotide sequence is from Aspergillus luchuensis IFO 4308 DNA, chromosome 1, nearly complete sequence.
ATTGCTCAAAGCTGTGATTCCCAgctccaccacatcctcccaGCTGCCGTCAGCGTACTCCTtgttcttcagcttcttctccaagtaAGTGATCGCCTCTTGCTGCTTCGGTCCAGATGCAGTCGCCTTATATCCGATATAGTATCCGGCAGGATCGACCTTGTAGAGCTGGGGGCCCTTCTCCGAATCAACAGATACCAGGGTCGTGGCAACTCCGAGGGGACGCATGTAAGCCTAGAGGGTGAACGTGATCCATCAGCCAATGTCCCGGGCAAGATTCCTGGGCAGGTGACACATACCCTTTGCGTGTAGACCTGATTGATATTGCCAAGTCGCTTTGCGAGGACATCACAGGGCATCTCGTAGCCATACTTGTATCGGAATTCAGCCGCCTCACCACGAGCACGGTCAACACTGGCCCTCGCATCGGCGATGGAGCCGGTCATCACACAGCCCACTGACGGGGAAAGTCTGAAAATGTACGAAACGGAGGAGGGGTCGATCAATTTGTCCTGGTATGTTATCAGAGGATGACCGACAGGCCGTCTCGGGCGGCGGGGACGAGCTTACAGCAACTTTCTTCTGGAACAGAACCACAGCGCAGTTCTTGCCCTTCACACCTATCGAGGTGATGTTGGCCGAGGTGATAGCCTTGAAGGCATATTCTAAGCGCCGAGGGCATCAATGGTGAGTAGGCGGTCTTGATGGTCTAACGTGGTCCGTGATCGGAGTACTTCGAAGGTCGTCGGATAGAGGCGGTgctgatgaagagagggTCACTTACCAACTTGGTACAGACGACCCGAGTCCGAGAAGATGGTAATGTGTCTGTCATATGCACTTCCTGATCACAGAGGTTGTCAGTCTATCGATGAAGTCATGGAAGCCGGTTCAATCAAGAGGGTCCGGGAAGTCTCACCAGACATGATGGCGATAGTATATCAAACTCGATTCGAGATTACAATGGAAGTTAACTAGTCTTATAGCGAAATGAAAATGGAATCGAGATGGGGGAATGAAGGATCGaggacgagggaggagggacgtTGGCAGAGGACGCGTGCCAGAGGGTGCCTGGCCGGAGCTCTAAGCTTTGGGTCCCCGTTTGAGTAAGCTCCAGCGTCACCGCCTTCACGGCTTCATCATTGTGCCGCTCATCTCTCATCGCTCAACGATCAACTACGTATTAAGCTCTTCATCAACTATTAGAGATTGTTCTTCTCGATTTTATACTTCGATCCTTGTGTCTTCTATGTTGCCAACTGGATTCTCTCATTCATAGTTGTTTAGTGCAGTATCACTAGTACCGTtgattagtagtagtacttaaaTCTTGGTGCTACttcactatatatattagttcagTACTATCATCACGATATAACTAACCCAATTGAGTGGTTTAAGACGACCTAGCTGTGATGTAGTTTTCATTCTAGAAAACTACCAGATGTTTTGAAGTCATTCTTACTAGTCGGGAAGAAAATATCGGCTGCTGTTGTCATAGAGAGATCGAATCGGTCCACTAAAAGAGCCTTGCATCTACTTAGaaagtacttactactaatAGTATGAGTTGTCTACTACCCAACTACTTCTTACCATGACGAAACTAAGTTTGGCAATAGCAGTTAGGCAACTACCAGAGTTGTGATTGATCAAGCTATAGCAATGTCTATAACTGGACATGATGGTCTATATAGAAGCTTCTATAAACATCTCGCTTTTTTTGTAACATTAACGATCAAACAGCAGGTCATTGATAGGGTGTGCCAATATACGAAAGCACGAGCACCCGACAATCCAAAAGTGGCATCACAGTTAGTCGCTCGAACTTGAGCTATCCGAATCGCTGTCGCtatcactgctgctgctgctgctgtcactATCACTGTCAGCGCTGTCCTTAGACGACGAGGCTTTAGCAGCTGCAGGCTtagccttggtcttcttctcatcgtcACTGTCGCTGTCGCTATCACTGTCGCTAGAACTCTCGCTCTCACTGCTGCTCGAGATCTCAACGATAGCAGTacggttcttcttctttttcttgccaGGCTGGGCCTGAGcccccttctttcctttctgcGCAGCAGGCTTGGGCTTGTGATAATTGAACAGCGTGCCGTTAACAGCAAACAGAATGAGCTCAGCCCGTGCCCTATTCTCGTACTTCTTCAGTGTCTCCGCATTGAGCTGCGCAGTAACATCCTGACAATCAATATCTTCTTGACCCGCAGCCAAGCGTGTCCGGAAGACACCAACAGCCTTGTCGTAACTGGCCTTATCCGTCGCCGCGGTGCTCTCGTTGGCCTCAGAAGAAGAGCCCTCCTTCGACTCCTCCGTCTCTGCAGGAGCACTAGGTTGATCCTCCTCGGCATCCACCTCCGCCTTGATGACCTCCTCGGCAATCTGTCGCAACCGCAACTTCGCACCTTCGCTCTTCAACCCCTGCAAATAGGCAAGCAAAGCCGCATTGTACAGCGTTGGGACCTGCTCCAGCGACAAAACATGCTTGAAGAGATGCGTCTCGCGATTCTTCTGGAACTTCCACGCCGACCGATGCTTGTGGTACAGACTCAGGTAGGAAAGGATAGGTGTTTCGTGGATTCTCggtgttgtggtggatgaagcATCATTCGAACCGTcctgcttcttgttcttcttcttcttttccttcttctttttctttccctcgccttcatcatcggcctTGTCCccggtatcatcatcatcaccattacCCTCAGCATCAACCTGCATTTtatcctgctcctcctgaGCTtgttcctgctcctcttcctgatcGTCCGCATCACCATCCAATTTCTTCGCGTCCTCCGAAAACGAcacactcttcttcttcttctttctcttcttctccgcatcatcctccttcacctccttaccctccccttcatcatcatcatcattctcaAGCCgtctcttcttgctcttcttgcgatcctgcttcttctccacatTTGTTTCCCTGGCGTCCACatctccctttttcttttccgtcGCCTCCACCGTATCCTTGGCGTTCTTGAGTTTCAgacccatcttcttccaagccgggatgtgttgttgttctttgtgctgttgttgtggagATTCTTGGGGGCTGCTCGACATTGAGCGATGCGACGGGTATTGTAGTAAGAATCGTTCGATTTCGCGGACCGGGCAATAGACAAAATTAAACAAGAGTTTTTCAGTGTATATGAGTCGCGTCGTCCCAAATATAAAAACTATGGGAGAGTACAACGGAGGAAAAAATTGTAGTTCAGTGgtgaataaaaaaaaaagaatagttAGGTGTATGAGTTTGAGGAATCGATGGTCGCCAGAAAGTTTTGGGGAAATTTTCCACGTGAGGGTGCggagataaaataaaatttggGTGGATTTATCTCCGCTTTGGTTATCTACTAcaagtacggagtatctaGTAAGGAATTGAAATACAAGGGAGAGACATGTGTAACTTCTTACAATCTATTGGTTCTAATAAAGTTGATTGACTATACATGAGATCGTTATAACTTCTCATTTTATGAATTTTATGAATTTATCACTTCGCTTCAGTTCCCATCCAGCCCGTACcatgccatccatccatccttgacTCCATGAACTTGTACAGAATTCAGACGATCAAACACAGACAGacccaaaaaaaaaacctcCTCAGTAGGCTGAGTGGAGGGGGGATAAATATACAGCCCAAGACTCTCCACAAACATCTACAACTTATTACCCAGTAGCGCTTCCAGTCCCGCTATTTTccgctttctctctttctttctctctcctcgccTCCTTTGACGACGACGCATTAccctccgcagcagcagtcgcATTAGCAGCCGCAACAGCGGCCGCCTTACGTCTCGCCCTCTCCTTATCACGCGAACTGGAGCCCGCGGTCCTGCGTCTCCGAACGGGTTCATATACATCATTAAAGTTCATGACGACGCCCAGGAACCGCATGTCCACGTCAGGCTGGTAGGCAAGGTCGCCTAGGAGGACGTTGAGACGAGAGCGGAACTCTGCGGAGAGGTCGCGGAGGCGGACGCGCAGGGAAGCGAGCATATGGTCGTCTGCGGAAAGGTCGTGAGGattgagggaagaaggggtgCCGATGCCGAAgtcgtcaccaccaccaccggcgaGGTTTGGCGTGTAAGCAGCGACGGAGGGGGACATAGAAGAGGAGACGGAGTCCTTGTGGCCTCGAAGTGGGCGACGGAGATCGCGGTCAGTGAGGCCCCAGCGGCCTTGGGCGGTGCGAGTTTCTATTTTGGCGCTGAGTTCTTGTCTGCGGGTGAATTCTGCGACGGAGAAGGAATAGAGGCCGTCGACGGCGTCTTTGTAGGCGAGCATGATTTTGAGGATCTGGTGGAGTTGGGTGAggaagccttcttcttgctgttgTTTGGGGTttgctgaggaagaggaggtggtgttgttTTTGAAGGACGTGGAGGAGCCGAGAAGGCCTTTGTGGGTGATGGAGTTGAGGTATTTGGTGTGTGCTTCGATTAGGTCGTCTAGAGTGCAGCCAggcttggagatggaggcttGTAGTTGGTCCCAGCTTGCTTCGATCACTTCGAATAGGATGTAGTACTGGAGTTGGCACACGAAGTGGATCATCTCGGCGATTACGCATCTTGCTCTTTTCCAGTCCGAGCCGACTTTGTCGTTGACGCTTCCTAGGACGCCGCGCGCGCCGGTCATGCATCGTCGCCAGGTGCTGCCTAGGGCGAATTCGACTCGTTTCACACGccagaggaagttgaagactTTTAGGTATTGAGTGGAGCCCCAGGGTGTGATGACTACATCTACTGGGGCGTCGATTTTGTATTCCAAGGTGAAGCAGTCCCAGCCAATCTCTCCGTGGCTGAGTTCTAGCATGCGGGCATCAAGTCGACGGAGGACATCTGGGGAGTCGTATTGCGCGTTTGAGGCTCGAATAGCGTGCTCCAACTGGGCAGTCAGTGTATGCCGGTACTGTGAATTAGCTGGCCGGTCGAGGTTGGATGCTAATGACTCCATCAGCAAGGCGATGAAATCACCCTGTCCGAGCAATAGGTATTTCTTTAACGCGCGAAGATGGTCGAAGAGCTTGAACTTATCGTCCATAAGGTAGATCAGTCGTGCCATCGTAGTCTTATAAGCTTCGTCAATCGAAGACTCTAAGGTAGCCGTATCGCCGTACCGCAGTTCCTTGGAGGCTTCCTTCGAATAGGCTTCGACCCACCCCGAGTCTCCACAGCCATATCGTATGAAGTTCAGTGATTTTCCGATCAGGAAAACTTTCTTAGCAAAATCTTGTGTGATTATGGAAGGTACCATTTCATCGTCAAGCTTATACTTATCCTCCCAAACACTGGTCGCAATGCGACGTGGGTCCGTACTGGGCCTAAACTCGGGCTCGACAACGAAGAATTCTTTGTAGGGGTCGGACAGCTCGCCATCGTAGATCCAAAGCCGGAGCATATCGTAGAAGGGCCGTGTGACATGGTTGAGGAGCTTTTCTGCCAGAGCGCATACAAACGGGTCGCCATGAGAAGTCGAGAAGCCATGAATCAGAGAGATCAATTGACCACCTTTCTTGTCTGCAATATAAACGTTAGCTTGCATACAGTCCATTCACCATCGGAGCACATACTCTGAGCTTCCTCAACAATAAGACTCATCAATCGCAGCGCCATAGTTGCATCTCGCGTCCAGACAACGCATCGCTTCAATGTCACACCACTCTTAGAGGCACTTCTAGGATCATTGGGATCTGCGGGTGCCGCCAACGCCCGTCGGATCTCTCCTTCCAACGTAGCAACTAGGCCCAGATACGAACGGAGCTCATTTGAGAGAGCTGCACGCAAGCTCTGGCTCAAAAGACCACCGCCCGAGCTCTCAACAAAGGACGACAAACCACGATATAACAGACAGGGCTCTGCAAGAGAGTTCAGAAGCGAAACGAC
It contains:
- the SPC98 gene encoding tubulin gamma complex associated family protein (COG:Z;~EggNog:ENOG410PIAW;~InterPro:IPR007259,IPR041470,IPR042241,IPR040457;~PFAM:PF04130,PF17681;~go_component: GO:0000922 - spindle pole [Evidence IEA];~go_component: GO:0005815 - microtubule organizing center [Evidence IEA];~go_function: GO:0043015 - gamma-tubulin binding [Evidence IEA];~go_process: GO:0000226 - microtubule cytoskeleton organization [Evidence IEA];~go_process: GO:0007020 - microtubule nucleation [Evidence IEA]) — protein: MSTRQPARPRRIDDALSQLVDSLTPPLSFSDIDDGYADDAEEALAAAEERRHQDILERSWRILDTYTSAANNDPASPPGPGINRRGSLAGGENINNASDLIKRKLLRENASPDKAVRFSNLYSRLLTQPVLSQKWAILYLLYRLSGADDHDGFIMDDEVMLEARSPPVEPANLQNVLWKGQRTKQQGWGVGDQSDEEGPAISSSASQLPGRIERKASVRRQELFADKEREAEVDGGLQTTERPRETRVTRSRANTGVREPFSDDQKTIIPDPGLEKEQKPTGPLEDGLLRDLPFNLQGLSSSNLQFSSSSILKLPPSLPLPVVSLLNSLAEPCLLYRGLSSFVESSGGGLLSQSLRAALSNELRSYLGLVATLEGEIRRALAAPADPNDPRSASKSGVTLKRCVVWTRDATMALRLMSLIVEEAQNKKGGQLISLIHGFSTSHGDPFVCALAEKLLNHVTRPFYDMLRLWIYDGELSDPYKEFFVVEPEFRPSTDPRRIATSVWEDKYKLDDEMVPSIITQDFAKKVFLIGKSLNFIRYGCGDSGWVEAYSKEASKELRYGDTATLESSIDEAYKTTMARLIYLMDDKFKLFDHLRALKKYLLLGQGDFIALLMESLASNLDRPANSQYRHTLTAQLEHAIRASNAQYDSPDVLRRLDARMLELSHGEIGWDCFTLEYKIDAPVDVVITPWGSTQYLKVFNFLWRVKRVEFALGSTWRRCMTGARGVLGSVNDKVGSDWKRARCVIAEMIHFVCQLQYYILFEVIEASWDQLQASISKPGCTLDDLIEAHTKYLNSITHKGLLGSSTSFKNNTTSSSSANPKQQQEEGFLTQLHQILKIMLAYKDAVDGLYSFSVAEFTRRQELSAKIETRTAQGRWGLTDRDLRRPLRGHKDSVSSSMSPSVAAYTPNLAGGGGDDFGIGTPSSLNPHDLSADDHMLASLRVRLRDLSAEFRSRLNVLLGDLAYQPDVDMRFLGVVMNFNDVYEPVRRRRTAGSSSRDKERARRKAAAVAAANATAAAEGNASSSKEARREKEREKAENSGTGSATG
- the prs2 gene encoding proteasome core particle subunit alpha 1 (COG:O;~EggNog:ENOG410PH7X;~InterPro:IPR029055,IPR001353,IPR023332;~MEROPS:MER0047593;~PFAM:PF00227;~go_component: GO:0005839 - proteasome core complex [Evidence IEA];~go_process: GO:0051603 - proteolysis involved in cellular protein catabolic process [Evidence IEA]); this translates as MTGSIADARASVDRARGEAAEFRYKYGYEMPCDVLAKRLGNINQVYTQRAYMRPLGVATTLVSVDSEKGPQLYKVDPAGYYIGYKATASGPKQQEAITYLEKKLKNKEYADGSWEDVVELGITALSNVLSVDFKKHELEIGIVGGPRADGQEGTDIGFRSLTEEEIDERLQAISEKD
- a CDS encoding WKF domain-containing protein (BUSCO:EOG092644DY;~COG:S;~EggNog:ENOG410PTB2;~InterPro:IPR019327;~PFAM:PF10180), which translates into the protein MSSSPQESPQQQHKEQQHIPAWKKMGLKLKNAKDTVEATEKKKGDVDARETNVEKKQDRKKSKKRRLENDDDDEGEGKEVKEDDAEKKRKKKKKSVSFSEDAKKLDGDADDQEEEQEQAQEEQDKMQVDAEGNGDDDDTGDKADDEGEGKKKKKEKKKKNKKQDGSNDASSTTTPRIHETPILSYLSLYHKHRSAWKFQKNRETHLFKHVLSLEQVPTLYNAALLAYLQGLKSEGAKLRLRQIAEEVIKAEVDAEEDQPSAPAETEESKEGSSSEANESTAATDKASYDKAVGVFRTRLAAGQEDIDCQDVTAQLNAETLKKYENRARAELILFAVNGTLFNYHKPKPAAQKGKKGAQAQPGKKKKKNRTAIVEISSSSESESSSDSDSDSDSDDEKKTKAKPAAAKASSSKDSADSDSDSSSSSSDSDSDSDSSSSSD